The following coding sequences are from one Streptomyces sp. NBC_01485 window:
- the rimO gene encoding 30S ribosomal protein S12 methylthiotransferase RimO, whose translation MPERRTVALVTLGCARNEVDSEELAGRLEADGWQLVEDAEDADVAVVNTCGFVDAAKKDSVDALLEANDLKGHGRTQAVVAVGCMAERYGKELAEALPEADGVLGFDDYSDISERLQTILNGGIHASHTPRDRRKLLPISPAERQESAASVALPGHGPTDLPDGLAPASGPRAPLRRRLDGAPVASVKLASGCDRRCTFCAIPSFRGSFISRRPSDVLNETRWLAEQGVKEIMLVSENNTSYGKDLGDIRLLESLLPELADVDGLERVRVSYLQPAEMRPGLIDVLTSTPKIAPYFDLSFQHSAPGVLRAMRRFGDTDRFLELLDTIRAKAPQAGVRSNFIVGFPGESEADLAELERFLNGARLDAIGVFGYSDEEGTEAATYDDKLDVDVVAERLARVSRLAEELVSQRAEERVGETVHVLVESLDEEGVHGRGAHQAPETDGQVLLTSGESLSVGRMVEAKVVGTEGVDLVAEPLPGSFGCSEEAGR comes from the coding sequence ATGCCTGAACGCCGTACCGTCGCACTCGTCACCCTTGGCTGCGCCCGTAACGAGGTGGACTCGGAGGAGCTCGCAGGCCGTTTGGAGGCGGACGGCTGGCAGCTCGTGGAGGACGCCGAGGACGCCGACGTGGCCGTCGTCAACACCTGCGGTTTCGTCGACGCCGCCAAGAAGGACTCCGTCGACGCCCTGCTCGAGGCCAACGACCTCAAGGGGCACGGCAGAACCCAGGCCGTCGTGGCAGTGGGCTGCATGGCCGAGCGGTACGGCAAGGAGCTCGCCGAAGCCCTGCCCGAGGCCGACGGCGTGCTCGGCTTCGACGACTACTCCGACATCTCCGAGCGCCTCCAGACCATTCTGAACGGCGGCATCCACGCCTCCCACACCCCGCGCGACCGGCGCAAGCTGCTGCCCATCAGCCCGGCCGAGCGGCAGGAGTCGGCCGCTTCGGTCGCGCTTCCGGGGCACGGCCCGACCGACCTCCCGGACGGCCTCGCGCCCGCTTCCGGCCCCCGCGCGCCCCTGCGCCGACGGCTGGACGGCGCCCCCGTCGCCTCGGTCAAGCTCGCCTCCGGCTGCGACCGGCGCTGCACCTTCTGCGCCATCCCGTCCTTCCGCGGCTCCTTCATCTCCCGCCGCCCGAGCGACGTGCTGAACGAGACGCGGTGGCTGGCCGAACAGGGCGTCAAGGAGATCATGCTGGTCTCCGAGAACAACACCTCCTACGGCAAGGACCTCGGCGACATCCGGCTGCTGGAGTCCCTGCTCCCGGAGCTGGCGGACGTCGACGGGCTCGAACGGGTGCGCGTCAGCTACCTCCAGCCGGCCGAGATGCGGCCCGGTCTGATCGACGTGCTGACCTCCACGCCCAAGATCGCGCCCTACTTCGACCTGTCCTTCCAGCACTCCGCGCCCGGTGTGCTGCGCGCGATGCGCCGCTTCGGCGACACGGACCGCTTCCTGGAACTGCTCGACACCATCCGCGCCAAGGCGCCCCAGGCGGGCGTGCGCTCCAACTTCATCGTGGGCTTCCCCGGAGAGTCCGAGGCCGACCTCGCGGAGCTTGAGCGCTTCCTGAACGGCGCGCGGCTGGACGCCATCGGCGTCTTCGGCTACTCCGACGAGGAGGGCACCGAGGCCGCGACGTACGACGACAAGCTCGACGTCGACGTCGTCGCGGAGCGGCTCGCCCGGGTCTCCCGGCTCGCCGAGGAACTCGTCTCGCAGCGGGCCGAGGAACGGGTCGGCGAGACCGTGCACGTGCTCGTCGAGTCGCTGGACGAGGAGGGTGTGCACGGCCGTGGCGCGCACCAGGCGCCGGAGACGGACGGGCAGGTGCTGCTCACGTCGGGCGAAAGCCTGAGCGTCGGTCGTATGGTCGAGGCGAAGGTGGTCGGTACGGAAGGTGTCGACCTGGTGGCCGAGCCCCTGCCGGGTTCGTTCGGGTGTAGTGAGGAGGCGGGCAGATGA
- a CDS encoding Fpg/Nei family DNA glycosylase, producing MPEGDTVWQAARRLDDALAGKVLTRSDLRVPKYATADLTGRTVLDVTSRGKHLLTRVEGGLTLHSHLRMDGSWKVYADDQRWTGGPAHQIRVILGTHDRTAVGYRLPVLDLLRTTAEQRAVGHLGPDLLGPDWNPERALANLLTDPARPLGEALLDQRNLAGIGNIYKSELCFLIGATPWLPIGALPADRAGRLPALAKRLLESNRDRPVRSTTGRRGQDLFVYGRAPRPCLRCGTPVRAADQGDGSRERPTYWCPTCQTGPAPAPGSPPTRRVRPRTTR from the coding sequence ATGCCCGAAGGTGACACGGTCTGGCAGGCCGCGAGGCGACTGGACGACGCCCTCGCCGGCAAGGTGCTGACCCGCTCGGACCTCCGGGTCCCGAAGTACGCGACCGCCGACCTCACCGGCCGCACCGTCCTGGACGTCACCTCGCGCGGCAAACACCTCCTCACCCGCGTCGAAGGCGGCCTGACGCTCCACTCGCACCTGCGGATGGACGGCTCGTGGAAGGTGTACGCCGACGACCAGCGCTGGACCGGCGGCCCGGCGCACCAGATCCGGGTGATTCTCGGCACCCACGACCGGACCGCCGTCGGTTACCGCCTCCCCGTTCTCGACCTGCTGCGCACCACCGCCGAACAACGCGCCGTCGGCCACCTCGGCCCCGACCTGCTGGGCCCCGACTGGAACCCCGAGCGAGCCCTCGCCAACCTCCTCACGGATCCCGCCCGTCCCCTCGGCGAGGCTCTCCTCGACCAGCGCAACCTCGCCGGCATCGGCAACATCTACAAGAGCGAACTCTGCTTCCTCATCGGCGCCACCCCGTGGCTCCCCATCGGCGCCCTCCCCGCCGACCGCGCCGGGCGACTGCCCGCCCTCGCGAAGCGCCTGCTGGAGTCCAACCGCGACCGCCCGGTCCGCAGCACGACGGGCCGCCGCGGCCAGGACCTGTTCGTGTACGGCCGCGCGCCCCGCCCCTGCCTGCGCTGCGGAACACCGGTCCGCGCGGCCGACCAGGGCGACGGCTCCCGCGAGCGCCCGACCTACTGGTGCCCCACCTGCCAGACAGGCCCCGCCCCGGCTCCGGGCTCCCCACCGACGCGCCGCGTCCGCCCGCGCACCACCCGTTGA
- a CDS encoding Lhr family ATP-dependent helicase — translation MVSSAHRALDGFSPATRGWFTGAFSAPTAAQAGAWQAIGEGADVLVVAPTGSGKTLAAFLAALDQLASTPPPADPKKRCRVLYVSPLKALAVDVQRNLRSPLTGIRQESVRLGLPEPEVRVGIRSGDTPPAERRALSTRPPDILITTPESLFLMLTSATRDALTGIETVILDEVHAVAGTKRGAHLALSLERLDELLPRPARRIGLSATVRPVDEVARYLSPQRKVEIVQPKSGKEFDLSVVVPVEDLGELGGSPVADGSEGAERPSIWPHVEERIADLVQAHRSTIVFANSRRLAERLCNRLNEIAYERATGEPLGEHHAPAELMGGSGAAQGAPPVIARAHHGSVSKEQRALVEEDLKAGRLPAVVATSSLELGIDMGAVDLVIQVESPPSVASGLQRVGRAGHQVGAVSTGVVFPKYRGDLVQAAVVTERMRTGSIESLNVPANPLDVLAQQLVAMTALDTWQVDDLLATVRRAAPFAALPESAFTAVLDMLAGRYPSDAFAELRPRVVWDRVAGTVTGRPGAQRLAVTSGGTIPDRGLFGVFLAGADPKKGGGRVGELDEEMVYESRVGDVFTLGTSSWRIEDITRDRVLVSPAPGVPGRLPFWKGDQLGRPLELGRAVGAFLREVGSLPKEDARLRLLTAGLDAWAADNVLSYLDEQRQACGHIPDDRTIVVERFRDELGDWRVVVHSPFGAQVHAPWALALGARLAERYGMDAQVMHADDGIVLRLPDADLMGMDLLDREPMKAGAAFGTEYDAEQAPVGAADVVFDKGEVDGIVTDQVGGSALFAARFRECAARALLLPRRSPGKRTPLWQQRQRAAQLLQVASEFGSFPIVLEAVRECLQDVFDVPGLVELMGDLESRKVRLVEVSTPEPSPFARSLLFGYVAQFLYEGDSPLAERRAAALSLDSRLLAELLGQAELRELLDAEVLTTLERELQWLTEDRRAKDTESIADLLRLLGPLTDAELAERGAEPHWAPELAAARRAIRVRIAGADHWAAIEDAGRLRDALGTALPVGVPEAFTEPVKDPLGDLLARHARTHGPFTSTTAAARFGLGVAVTEGALQRLAAGGRVVQGEFHPAGIGQEWCDATVLRRLRRRSLAALRHELEPVPPPALAQFLPQWQHIGKGHSLRGVDGLVRAVEQLQGASVPASALERLVLPSRVRDYTPAMLDELTAAGEVVWAGAGALPGKDGWISLYVADAAPLLLPPPHPLEPTALHQSVLDALSGGYGLFFRQIADQVRATTHPDATDPQLADAVWDLAWSGRLTNDTLAPMRSLLGSGRTAGSTAHRARRTVPRGRYGSLTAAARPASRSGPPTVAGRWSLLPAHEPDPTVRAHALARTLLDRHGVVTRGAVAAEGVEGGFAATYRVLSVFEESGQARRGYVVEGLGAAQFAMDGAVDRLRAVANARDRGEPLPGPSTATNTLDDVTFPFPDGTPSGDAWDLPDPDTAFSSPFDTPSAPTSPGEYVSPQDFASPGAGGPRAGGGSQNGSGFPAHPNPNRSHAQSRNRNRSSSYASPASRAVVLAAADPANAYGAALGWPEPPSSAGHKPGRKAGSLVVLVDGELTLYMERGGKTLLAWPATPDSEDTPTDDPRLHAAAEALAEAARAGSLGTVTVERVNGASALTSPIGTLLEGAGFIATPRGLRLRA, via the coding sequence ATGGTCAGTTCCGCACACCGAGCCCTCGACGGCTTCTCCCCCGCGACCCGCGGCTGGTTCACGGGGGCGTTCTCCGCGCCCACCGCGGCCCAGGCGGGCGCGTGGCAGGCCATCGGCGAGGGTGCGGACGTGCTGGTGGTCGCCCCGACCGGCTCCGGCAAGACCCTGGCCGCCTTCCTGGCCGCCCTGGACCAGCTCGCCTCGACACCCCCGCCCGCCGACCCGAAGAAGCGCTGCCGCGTCCTGTACGTCTCCCCCCTCAAGGCCCTCGCGGTCGACGTGCAGCGCAACCTGCGCAGCCCGCTGACCGGTATCCGTCAGGAGTCCGTGCGCCTCGGCCTGCCCGAGCCGGAGGTCAGGGTCGGCATCCGCTCCGGCGACACCCCGCCCGCCGAGCGCCGCGCGCTGTCCACGCGCCCGCCGGACATCCTGATCACGACCCCCGAGTCCCTGTTCCTGATGCTGACGTCGGCCACCCGCGACGCCCTGACCGGCATCGAGACGGTCATCCTGGACGAGGTGCACGCGGTCGCCGGCACCAAGCGCGGCGCACACCTCGCGCTCTCCCTGGAGCGGCTCGACGAACTGCTGCCGAGGCCGGCCCGCCGCATCGGCCTCTCGGCGACGGTCCGCCCGGTCGACGAGGTCGCCCGCTACCTCTCCCCACAGCGCAAGGTGGAGATCGTCCAGCCGAAGTCCGGCAAGGAGTTCGACCTCTCGGTCGTCGTCCCCGTGGAGGATCTGGGCGAGCTGGGCGGCTCCCCGGTCGCCGACGGCTCCGAGGGAGCGGAGCGCCCGTCGATCTGGCCGCACGTGGAAGAGCGCATCGCCGACCTCGTCCAGGCCCACCGCTCCACGATCGTCTTCGCCAACTCCCGCCGCCTGGCCGAGCGCCTGTGCAACCGGCTGAACGAGATCGCTTACGAGCGGGCCACCGGCGAGCCGCTGGGCGAGCACCACGCCCCCGCCGAACTGATGGGCGGCTCGGGCGCGGCCCAGGGCGCCCCGCCCGTCATCGCGCGCGCCCACCACGGCTCGGTCTCCAAGGAGCAGCGCGCCCTGGTCGAGGAGGACCTCAAGGCCGGCCGCCTGCCCGCGGTCGTCGCCACCTCGAGCCTCGAACTGGGCATCGACATGGGCGCCGTCGACCTGGTGATCCAGGTCGAGTCGCCGCCCTCGGTGGCCTCCGGCCTCCAGCGCGTCGGCCGCGCGGGACACCAGGTGGGCGCGGTGTCCACGGGCGTCGTCTTCCCCAAGTACCGCGGCGACCTCGTCCAGGCAGCGGTGGTCACCGAGCGGATGCGCACCGGCTCGATCGAGTCCCTCAACGTCCCCGCCAACCCTCTGGACGTCCTGGCCCAGCAGCTCGTCGCCATGACGGCGCTCGACACCTGGCAGGTGGACGACCTGCTGGCCACGGTCCGCCGGGCCGCCCCCTTCGCCGCCCTCCCCGAATCCGCGTTCACGGCCGTCCTGGACATGCTCGCGGGCCGCTACCCGTCCGACGCGTTCGCCGAGCTGCGCCCGCGCGTGGTGTGGGACCGCGTCGCCGGCACGGTCACCGGCCGCCCCGGCGCCCAGCGCCTCGCCGTCACCTCCGGCGGCACGATCCCGGACCGCGGCCTCTTCGGCGTCTTCCTCGCGGGCGCCGACCCCAAGAAGGGCGGCGGCCGGGTCGGCGAACTCGACGAGGAGATGGTCTACGAGTCCCGCGTCGGCGACGTCTTCACCCTGGGCACCAGCTCCTGGCGCATCGAGGACATCACCCGCGACCGCGTCCTGGTCTCCCCGGCCCCCGGCGTCCCCGGCCGCCTGCCCTTCTGGAAGGGCGACCAGTTGGGCCGCCCGCTCGAACTCGGCCGCGCGGTGGGCGCGTTCCTGCGCGAGGTCGGCTCCCTCCCCAAGGAAGACGCCCGGCTCCGCCTGCTCACCGCGGGCCTGGACGCGTGGGCGGCCGACAACGTGCTCTCCTACCTGGACGAACAGCGCCAGGCCTGCGGCCACATTCCGGACGACCGCACGATCGTCGTCGAGCGCTTCCGCGACGAACTCGGCGACTGGCGGGTCGTCGTCCACTCCCCCTTCGGCGCCCAGGTCCACGCCCCCTGGGCCCTCGCCCTGGGCGCCAGGCTCGCCGAGCGCTACGGCATGGACGCCCAGGTGATGCACGCCGACGACGGCATCGTCCTGCGGCTGCCCGACGCCGACCTCATGGGCATGGACCTCCTCGACCGGGAGCCGATGAAGGCCGGCGCCGCCTTCGGCACGGAGTACGACGCCGAACAGGCGCCCGTCGGCGCGGCGGACGTCGTCTTCGACAAGGGCGAGGTCGACGGGATCGTCACCGACCAGGTCGGCGGCTCGGCCCTGTTCGCGGCACGCTTCCGCGAGTGCGCCGCCCGCGCGCTGCTGCTGCCGCGCCGCAGCCCGGGCAAGCGGACCCCGCTGTGGCAGCAGCGCCAGCGCGCCGCCCAACTGCTCCAGGTGGCGAGCGAGTTCGGTTCGTTCCCGATCGTCCTGGAAGCGGTCCGCGAGTGCCTCCAGGACGTCTTCGACGTCCCCGGCCTCGTGGAGCTGATGGGCGACCTGGAGTCCCGCAAGGTGCGCCTGGTCGAGGTCTCCACCCCGGAGCCGTCCCCCTTCGCACGCTCCCTCCTCTTCGGCTACGTCGCCCAGTTCCTCTACGAGGGGGACTCCCCGCTCGCCGAGCGCCGCGCCGCCGCCCTCTCCCTGGACTCACGTCTGCTGGCCGAGCTGCTCGGCCAGGCGGAGCTGCGCGAACTGCTCGACGCCGAGGTCCTCACCACACTGGAACGCGAACTCCAGTGGCTCACCGAGGACCGCCGCGCGAAGGACACCGAAAGCATCGCGGACCTTCTGCGCCTCCTCGGCCCGCTCACCGACGCCGAGCTGGCCGAGCGCGGCGCCGAACCGCACTGGGCACCGGAGCTGGCCGCCGCCCGCCGCGCGATCCGGGTCCGCATCGCGGGCGCCGACCACTGGGCCGCGATCGAGGACGCGGGCCGGCTGCGCGACGCGCTCGGCACGGCACTGCCGGTAGGCGTGCCGGAAGCCTTCACGGAGCCGGTCAAGGACCCCCTCGGCGACCTCCTCGCCCGCCACGCCCGCACCCACGGCCCGTTCACCTCCACCACCGCGGCCGCCCGCTTCGGCCTCGGCGTGGCGGTGACCGAGGGCGCCCTGCAGCGGCTCGCGGCGGGCGGGCGCGTCGTCCAGGGCGAGTTCCACCCGGCCGGCATCGGCCAGGAGTGGTGCGACGCGACGGTCCTGCGCAGGCTGCGCCGCCGCTCCCTGGCCGCCCTGCGGCACGAACTGGAGCCGGTCCCGCCGCCCGCGCTCGCCCAGTTCCTGCCCCAGTGGCAGCACATCGGCAAGGGCCACTCCCTGCGCGGCGTCGACGGACTGGTACGTGCCGTCGAGCAGCTCCAGGGCGCGTCGGTGCCCGCCTCGGCCCTGGAGCGACTCGTCCTGCCGTCCCGGGTACGGGACTACACCCCGGCGATGCTCGACGAACTCACCGCGGCCGGAGAGGTCGTCTGGGCCGGCGCGGGCGCCCTCCCCGGCAAGGACGGCTGGATCTCCCTGTACGTGGCGGACGCGGCGCCCCTGCTGCTGCCCCCGCCCCACCCCCTGGAGCCGACGGCGCTCCATCAGTCCGTCCTGGACGCCCTCTCCGGGGGCTACGGCCTGTTCTTCCGCCAGATCGCCGACCAGGTCCGCGCCACCACACACCCCGACGCCACCGATCCCCAACTCGCCGACGCCGTCTGGGACCTGGCCTGGTCCGGCCGGCTCACCAACGACACGCTCGCCCCCATGCGCTCCCTGCTGGGCTCGGGCCGCACGGCCGGCTCCACGGCCCACCGCGCCAGGCGCACGGTCCCGCGCGGCCGCTACGGCTCGCTGACGGCCGCGGCGCGCCCCGCCTCCCGCAGCGGCCCCCCGACCGTCGCCGGCCGCTGGTCCCTGCTCCCCGCCCACGAACCCGACCCCACCGTCCGCGCCCACGCCCTCGCCCGCACGCTCCTCGACCGGCACGGTGTGGTGACGCGGGGCGCGGTCGCGGCCGAGGGCGTCGAGGGCGGCTTCGCGGCGACGTACCGCGTCCTGTCCGTCTTCGAGGAGAGCGGTCAGGCCCGTCGCGGGTACGTCGTCGAGGGCCTCGGCGCCGCGCAGTTCGCCATGGACGGCGCGGTGGACCGCCTGCGCGCGGTGGCCAACGCCCGAGACCGCGGCGAGCCCCTGCCCGGCCCGAGCACCGCAACAAACACCCTGGACGACGTCACCTTCCCCTTCCCCGACGGCACCCCGTCCGGCGACGCGTGGGACCTCCCCGACCCCGACACCGCCTTCTCGTCCCCCTTCGACACCCCGAGCGCCCCCACCTCGCCGGGCGAGTACGTCTCCCCGCAGGACTTCGCCTCCCCGGGCGCCGGCGGCCCACGCGCGGGCGGCGGCTCCCAGAACGGCTCGGGCTTCCCCGCCCACCCCAACCCCAACCGCAGCCACGCCCAGAGCCGCAACCGCAACCGCAGCTCCTCCTACGCCTCCCCCGCCTCCCGCGCCGTCGTCCTCGCCGCCGCCGACCCGGCGAACGCGTACGGCGCCGCCCTGGGCTGGCCGGAACCACCGAGCAGCGCCGGGCACAAACCGGGCCGCAAGGCCGGCTCCCTGGTCGTCCTCGTCGACGGCGAGCTGACGCTCTACATGGAGCGCGGCGGCAAGACCCTGCTGGCCTGGCCCGCCACCCCGGACAGCGAGGACACACCCACCGACGACCCACGCCTGCACGCCGCCGCGGAGGCCCTCGCCGAGGCCGCACGCGCGGGCTCCCTCGGCACGGTCACGGTGGAACGCGTCAACGGCGCCTCGGCCCTCACCTCCCCCATCGGCACCCTCCTGGAAGGAGCAGGCTTCATCGCGACCCCACGAGGTCTACGCCTACGAGCATGA
- a CDS encoding SDR family NAD(P)-dependent oxidoreductase has translation MAVKAYDLTGRTAFVTGAASGIGRACAVLLAQAGATVHGADRDAQGLHETATLIKDQGGTARTHHLDVTDRVQVRQAVASCQRLDVMAAVAGIMHSSPVLETRDEDLDRVLAVNFKGVLYACQEAVRLMLARDNGGSIITMASGAVDTGGPGLLCYGAAKAAVVQLTKTLATEVGRYGIRVNAVAPGWIRTPMTDRHDAGAQAHTEALISRMSPLGRVGEPEDIAHAVLHLASDASAFTTGQILRPNGGVAMPW, from the coding sequence ATGGCTGTGAAGGCGTACGACCTCACCGGACGCACCGCGTTCGTCACCGGCGCCGCGAGCGGAATCGGCCGCGCCTGCGCCGTACTGCTCGCGCAGGCAGGCGCCACCGTGCACGGCGCGGACCGCGACGCGCAGGGCCTGCACGAGACTGCGACGCTGATCAAGGACCAGGGCGGTACCGCCCGCACCCACCACCTCGACGTCACCGACCGTGTCCAGGTCCGGCAGGCCGTCGCGTCCTGCCAGCGGCTGGACGTCATGGCGGCGGTCGCGGGGATCATGCACAGCAGCCCGGTCCTGGAGACCCGCGACGAGGACCTGGACCGGGTCCTGGCCGTCAACTTCAAGGGCGTGCTGTACGCCTGCCAGGAGGCGGTCCGCCTGATGCTGGCGCGCGACAACGGCGGCAGCATCATCACCATGGCCTCGGGCGCCGTCGACACCGGCGGCCCCGGACTGCTCTGCTACGGCGCGGCCAAGGCGGCCGTGGTCCAGTTGACGAAGACGCTCGCGACCGAGGTCGGCCGGTACGGCATCCGCGTCAACGCCGTCGCCCCGGGCTGGATCCGCACCCCGATGACCGACCGCCACGACGCCGGCGCCCAGGCGCACACCGAGGCGCTCATATCCCGCATGTCACCGCTGGGCCGGGTCGGCGAACCGGAGGACATCGCCCACGCCGTCCTCCACCTGGCCTCGGACGCCTCGGCATTCACAACGGGCCAGATCCTCCGCCCAAACGGCGGCGTAGCAATGCCGTGGTAA
- a CDS encoding Dps family protein, whose product MYVVKSPLSDADLKTVSEALQGALVDLVDLSLVAKQVHWNVVGPRFRSVHLQLDEVVDVARAHSDTVAERASALGVSPDGRAATVAASSGIGAVPEGWVKDSDAVGTLVSALGAVITRMRERVAATGDADPVSQDLFIGITGDLEKHHWMFQAESV is encoded by the coding sequence ATGTACGTGGTGAAGAGTCCCCTGTCCGACGCCGACCTGAAGACGGTCTCCGAGGCCTTGCAGGGCGCGCTCGTCGATCTGGTCGACCTGTCGCTCGTCGCCAAACAGGTCCACTGGAACGTCGTCGGGCCTCGCTTCCGGTCCGTGCACCTCCAGCTCGACGAGGTCGTGGACGTCGCCCGCGCCCACTCCGACACGGTCGCGGAGCGGGCCTCGGCGCTGGGCGTCTCGCCGGACGGGCGTGCGGCGACGGTGGCCGCGAGCAGCGGGATCGGTGCGGTGCCGGAGGGCTGGGTCAAGGACTCCGACGCGGTCGGGACGCTGGTCTCCGCGCTGGGTGCGGTGATCACCCGGATGCGGGAGCGGGTGGCGGCCACGGGGGATGCGGATCCTGTGAGCCAGGACCTCTTCATCGGGATCACCGGCGACCTGGAGAAGCACCATTGGATGTTCCAGGCGGAGAGTGTGTGA
- a CDS encoding CinA family protein, giving the protein MSSAAADVVRLLTVNGETLAVAESLTGGLVAAEITSVPGASKVFRGSVTAYATGIKHELLGVDAGLLAARGAVDAQVAAQMAAGVRKTLGADWGVATTGVAGPDAQDGQPVGTVFVAVDGPIGAASGSAAGGKVEALRLNGDRAEIRRESVRSVLALLLTELAGEQTGNERAQDTEQNGGF; this is encoded by the coding sequence GTGAGTTCCGCGGCCGCCGACGTGGTGCGACTACTCACGGTCAACGGGGAGACGCTCGCCGTGGCCGAGTCGCTGACCGGTGGTCTGGTTGCGGCGGAGATCACATCGGTGCCCGGGGCGTCCAAGGTCTTCCGCGGTTCGGTCACCGCCTACGCGACCGGGATCAAGCACGAACTGCTCGGGGTCGACGCGGGCCTGCTGGCCGCCCGGGGAGCGGTGGACGCGCAGGTGGCGGCCCAGATGGCGGCCGGAGTGCGCAAGACGCTGGGCGCCGACTGGGGCGTCGCGACGACCGGGGTGGCCGGCCCCGACGCCCAGGACGGACAGCCCGTCGGGACGGTCTTCGTGGCCGTGGACGGGCCGATCGGCGCGGCTTCCGGTTCCGCCGCTGGCGGAAAAGTGGAGGCCCTGCGGTTGAACGGCGACCGGGCGGAAATTCGTAGAGAGAGTGTACGGAGCGTACTCGCACTGCTCCTGACAGAGCTTGCGGGCGAACAGACCGGGAACGAGCGGGCACAGGATACGGAACAGAACGGGGGGTTTTGA
- the pgsA gene encoding CDP-diacylglycerol--glycerol-3-phosphate 3-phosphatidyltransferase — MTGAPASAAGGSSPQAKGAAGASPVVGPATDVSDAPDVSGAAVDGQDAGRPPRGAKLAAAAVNQASVWNIANLLTMLRLILVPGFVALMLADGGYDPAWRALAWAAFAIAMITDLFDGHLARTYDLVTDFGKIADPIADKAIMGAALICLSSLGDLPWWVTIVILGRELGITLLRFLVIRYGVIPASRGGKLKTLTQGVAVGMYVLALTGWLATLRFWVMAAAVVLTVVTGLDYVRQAIVLRRQGIAEREAASRETEA; from the coding sequence ATGACGGGTGCTCCGGCATCGGCCGCGGGCGGCTCCTCGCCGCAGGCGAAGGGCGCAGCGGGTGCGAGCCCGGTCGTCGGCCCGGCCACCGACGTCTCCGACGCCCCTGATGTCTCCGGTGCCGCCGTCGACGGCCAGGACGCCGGCAGGCCCCCGCGCGGCGCGAAGCTGGCGGCCGCCGCCGTCAACCAGGCGAGCGTCTGGAACATCGCCAATCTGCTGACGATGCTCCGGCTGATCCTGGTGCCCGGCTTCGTCGCGCTGATGCTGGCCGACGGCGGCTACGACCCGGCGTGGCGTGCGCTCGCCTGGGCGGCCTTCGCGATCGCCATGATCACCGACCTGTTCGACGGTCATCTGGCCCGGACGTACGACCTCGTCACCGACTTCGGGAAGATCGCCGACCCCATCGCCGACAAGGCGATCATGGGAGCGGCGCTGATCTGTCTCTCCTCGCTCGGCGACCTGCCGTGGTGGGTGACGATCGTCATCCTCGGCCGGGAACTCGGGATCACGCTGCTGCGTTTCCTGGTCATCCGGTACGGCGTCATCCCGGCGAGCCGGGGCGGCAAGCTGAAGACGCTCACCCAGGGCGTGGCCGTCGGCATGTACGTCCTGGCGCTGACGGGGTGGCTGGCGACCCTGAGGTTCTGGGTGATGGCCGCGGCGGTCGTCCTGACCGTGGTGACCGGGCTCGACTATGTGAGACAGGCCATTGTGCTGCGCAGGCAGGGGATCGCCGAGCGCGAGGCCGCGTCGCGGGAGACGGAAGCGTGA
- a CDS encoding helix-turn-helix domain-containing protein, which produces MILLRRLLGDVLRRQRQRQGRTLREVSSSARVSLGYLSEVERGQKEASSELLSAICDALDVRMSELMREVSDELALAELAQSAAATRSEPVPTSVRPMLGSVSVTGVPPERVTIKAPAEAVDVVAA; this is translated from the coding sequence ATGATTCTGCTTCGTCGCCTGCTGGGTGACGTGCTGCGTCGGCAGCGCCAGCGCCAGGGCCGTACTCTGCGCGAAGTCTCCTCGTCCGCCCGAGTCTCACTCGGCTATCTCTCCGAGGTGGAGCGGGGGCAGAAGGAGGCATCCTCCGAGCTGCTCTCCGCCATCTGCGACGCGCTGGACGTACGGATGTCCGAGCTCATGCGGGAAGTGAGCGACGAGCTCGCCCTCGCCGAGCTGGCCCAGTCGGCAGCGGCAACCCGCAGCGAGCCTGTGCCCACGTCGGTTCGTCCGATGCTGGGTTCCGTGTCGGTGACCGGTGTGCCACCGGAGCGGGTGACCATCAAGGCACCCGCCGAGGCGGTGGACGTGGTCGCCGCTTGA